One part of the Paracoccus sp. MBLB3053 genome encodes these proteins:
- the yghX gene encoding YghX family hydrolase codes for MTERRKASDFHPRILEIFDGYVHGRISKRDFMTQAAQFATAGMTAAAIFESLRPDYALAMQVQPDDPAIVTETASYDSPDGNGRISGLMARPADVQGKLPSVLVVHENRGLNPYIEDVVRRLGKAGYLAFGPDGLSSIGGYPGTDEEGREMQSSLDPAKLMEDFFAGYEFLRDHPDSTGKVGCVGFCYGGGVCNALAVAYPDLSASVPFYGRQPRDEEVSQIKAPLMLHYAENDERVNAGWPAYEAALKANGIEYQAFFYEGTQHGFHNDTTPRYDEAAAKLAWERTTEFFAEKLGS; via the coding sequence ATGACCGAACGCAGGAAGGCTTCTGATTTCCACCCCCGGATTCTCGAGATATTCGATGGCTATGTGCATGGCCGGATCAGCAAGCGCGATTTCATGACGCAGGCCGCGCAGTTCGCGACTGCCGGCATGACGGCCGCTGCGATCTTCGAGTCGTTGCGACCTGATTATGCGTTGGCCATGCAGGTGCAGCCCGATGACCCGGCGATCGTGACCGAGACCGCAAGCTATGACAGCCCCGACGGGAATGGCCGGATATCGGGTCTGATGGCCCGTCCGGCCGACGTTCAGGGCAAGCTGCCTTCAGTGCTGGTCGTGCACGAGAATCGCGGGCTGAACCCCTATATCGAGGACGTTGTCCGCCGGCTAGGAAAGGCCGGGTATCTCGCCTTCGGCCCGGATGGGCTGAGTTCCATCGGCGGCTATCCCGGGACCGACGAAGAGGGTCGCGAAATGCAGTCGAGTCTCGATCCGGCGAAACTAATGGAGGATTTCTTTGCCGGATACGAATTCCTACGTGACCATCCCGATTCGACCGGGAAGGTGGGCTGCGTGGGCTTTTGTTACGGCGGAGGGGTCTGCAATGCGTTGGCGGTCGCCTATCCGGACCTGTCGGCCTCGGTCCCCTTCTATGGTCGTCAGCCCCGTGACGAGGAGGTTTCCCAGATCAAGGCGCCGCTGATGCTGCATTACGCCGAGAACGACGAAAGGGTGAATGCCGGATGGCCCGCCTATGAGGCCGCGCTGAAAGCCAATGGCATCGAATACCAGGCCTTCTTCTATGAGGGCACACAGCACGGCTTCCACAACGACACGACTCCCCGATACGACGAGGCCGCCGCGAAGCTTGCATGGGAGCGGACGACCGAATTCTTCGCCGAGAAGTTGGGCAGCTGA
- the nusG gene encoding transcription termination/antitermination protein NusG encodes MAKRWYSVSVLSNFEKKVAEAIRQAVAENGLEEEIDEVLVPTEEVIEIRRGKKVTSERRFMPGYVLVRMELSDRTYHLVNSINRVTGFLGAQGKPMPMRDDEVNAILHRTGEGGAEVAPRNLIRFEVGEKVNVTDGPFEGFSGMVEEVDDAASRVKVTVSIFGRPTPVELEFTQVSKTA; translated from the coding sequence ATGGCAAAGCGTTGGTATTCGGTCAGCGTCCTGTCGAACTTTGAAAAGAAGGTCGCCGAGGCGATTCGTCAGGCAGTTGCCGAGAATGGTCTTGAAGAGGAGATCGACGAGGTCCTGGTCCCCACCGAAGAGGTGATCGAGATCCGTCGCGGCAAGAAGGTGACGTCCGAACGTCGCTTCATGCCGGGCTATGTTCTGGTCCGCATGGAGTTGTCGGATCGCACCTACCACCTGGTCAACTCGATCAATCGGGTGACCGGATTCCTTGGCGCGCAGGGCAAGCCGATGCCGATGCGCGACGACGAAGTGAACGCGATCCTGCATCGCACCGGTGAAGGTGGGGCCGAAGTCGCTCCGCGCAACCTGATCCGGTTCGAGGTGGGTGAGAAGGTAAATGTGACCGACGGGCCCTTCGAGGGCTTCTCGGGCATGGTCGAAGAGGTCGATGACGCGGCAAGCCGCGTGAAAGTCACCGTTTCGATCTTCGGTCGGCCGACGCCGGTCGAGCTGGAATTCACGCAGGTCTCCAAGACCGCGTGA
- the secE gene encoding preprotein translocase subunit SecE, translating to MANPVQFISQVRSEVGKISWPTRREVITTTIMVFIMATLASIFFFLVDLAIKTGLSGILNFVGG from the coding sequence ATGGCCAACCCCGTCCAGTTCATCAGCCAGGTGCGCAGCGAAGTCGGCAAGATCAGCTGGCCGACCCGTCGCGAGGTGATCACGACCACCATCATGGTCTTTATCATGGCGACGCTGGCCTCGATCTTTTTCTTCCTCGTCGATCTTGCGATCAAGACCGGGCTGTCGGGCATCCTGAACTTCGTCGGCGGCTGA
- the dinB gene encoding DNA polymerase IV, which translates to MTEGGERIRRIVHVDMDAFFASVEQRDNPDLRGRPVAVGGIQRGVVAAASYEARRFGVRSAMPSMRAKRLCPDLIFVKPRFEVYKAVSQQIREIFADYTPLIEPLSLDEAYLDLTDQLEGRTATRIAQEIRARILQATGLTASAGVSYNKFLAKLASDQRKPDGLFVIPPEAGAEFVQSLPIGRFHGVGPATAARMEAHGILTGADLARQSLEFLTARFGKSGTYYWNIARGIDMREVKPDRIRKSIGAENTFFDDLRDLDAAILELGPLADKVWRHAERARKSGRTVTLKVKYGDFRQITRAKSLPRPVESRDEMLGIACDLLGPVFADPHGVRLLGITLSGLDEAGAGDAPRQLGLFDQA; encoded by the coding sequence GTGACCGAGGGCGGCGAGCGCATCCGCCGCATCGTCCATGTGGACATGGACGCGTTTTTCGCGTCCGTCGAGCAGCGCGACAATCCCGATTTGCGCGGCAGGCCGGTAGCTGTTGGCGGCATCCAGCGAGGCGTCGTCGCCGCTGCAAGCTATGAGGCGCGACGCTTCGGTGTTCGCTCGGCCATGCCTTCGATGCGGGCGAAGCGGCTTTGTCCCGATCTGATCTTCGTGAAGCCACGTTTCGAGGTTTACAAGGCGGTAAGCCAGCAGATCCGCGAGATATTTGCCGATTACACCCCCCTTATCGAGCCGCTTTCGCTCGATGAGGCCTACCTGGACCTGACCGACCAGCTCGAAGGGCGGACCGCGACCCGTATCGCGCAGGAAATTCGCGCCCGCATCCTGCAGGCGACCGGGCTTACTGCCTCGGCGGGGGTCAGCTACAACAAGTTCCTGGCAAAGCTGGCCTCGGACCAGCGCAAACCCGACGGGCTTTTCGTTATCCCGCCAGAAGCGGGGGCCGAGTTCGTGCAGTCGCTTCCTATCGGACGATTTCACGGTGTGGGCCCGGCGACAGCCGCGCGGATGGAGGCGCATGGCATTTTGACAGGCGCCGATCTGGCGAGGCAGAGCCTCGAATTCCTGACAGCGCGGTTCGGCAAGTCGGGGACCTACTACTGGAACATCGCGCGGGGCATCGACATGCGCGAGGTCAAGCCTGACCGCATCCGCAAGTCGATCGGGGCCGAGAACACATTTTTCGATGATCTGCGTGATCTTGACGCGGCTATTCTCGAACTGGGCCCATTGGCGGACAAGGTCTGGCGCCACGCCGAGCGGGCGCGCAAATCGGGGCGGACGGTGACGCTCAAGGTCAAGTACGGCGACTTTCGGCAGATCACCCGCGCAAAGTCACTGCCGCGCCCGGTGGAAAGCCGGGACGAAATGCTGGGGATCGCCTGTGATCTGCTTGGTCCCGTCTTCGCCGATCCGCACGGTGTCCGGCTGCTGGGGATCACGCTTTCGGGCCTCGATGAGGCGGGGGCAGGGGATGCCCCGCGCCAGCTGGGCCTGTTCGATCAGGCGTAA
- a CDS encoding GFA family protein: MKTYHGSCFCGAIRFEAVGDLAEGTMRCNCSFCRKMRYWEMKLPEASGLRVLSGRDLLAETPRRQGDGVDMHHRFCSRCGTRLWTDGNVDELGGAFVMVCVGAIDNATEAELAAAPVFFADGAHDAWWNPALETRHL, translated from the coding sequence ATGAAGACCTATCACGGATCCTGTTTCTGCGGCGCCATCCGTTTCGAGGCGGTTGGCGATCTGGCAGAGGGGACGATGCGCTGCAATTGCAGCTTCTGCCGCAAGATGCGCTACTGGGAAATGAAACTGCCCGAAGCCAGCGGGCTGCGCGTCCTTTCGGGTCGCGACCTTCTGGCCGAGACTCCGCGACGTCAGGGCGACGGAGTCGACATGCACCACCGTTTCTGTTCACGCTGCGGCACGAGATTGTGGACCGATGGAAACGTGGACGAACTGGGCGGGGCCTTTGTCATGGTCTGCGTCGGTGCCATCGACAATGCTACGGAAGCTGAACTGGCTGCGGCCCCGGTCTTTTTCGCCGATGGGGCGCATGACGCGTGGTGGAATCCCGCGCTGGAAACGCGACACCTCTAG
- the tuf gene encoding elongation factor Tu: MAKAKFERTKPHVNIGTIGHVDHGKTTLTAAITKYFGDFKAYDQIDGAPEERARGITISTAHVEYESESRHYAHVDCPGHADYVKNMITGAAQMDGAILVVNAADGPMPQTREHILLGRQVGIPYMVVYLNKVDQVDDEELLELVEMEVRELLSSYDYPGDDIPIIKGSALAALEGRDAEIGENSIRALIAAVDEYIPTPERAVDQPFLLPIEDVFSISGRGTVVTGRVERGAVNVGDELEIVGIRDTKKTTCTGVEMFRKLLDRGEAGDNVGVLLRGIDRDGVERGQVLVKPKSVTPHTTFEAEAYILTKEEGGRHTPFFANYRPQFYFRTTDVTGTVKLPEGTEMVMPGDNLKFEVELIAPIAMEEKLRFAIREGGRTVGAGVVSKILK; the protein is encoded by the coding sequence ATGGCAAAGGCAAAGTTTGAACGTACGAAACCGCACGTCAACATCGGGACCATTGGTCACGTTGACCACGGCAAGACGACGCTGACGGCTGCGATCACCAAGTATTTTGGTGACTTCAAGGCCTATGACCAGATCGACGGCGCCCCGGAAGAGCGCGCCCGCGGCATCACGATCTCGACCGCGCACGTTGAGTATGAGTCGGAAAGCCGTCACTACGCCCACGTCGACTGCCCCGGCCACGCCGACTACGTGAAGAACATGATCACGGGTGCTGCGCAGATGGACGGCGCGATCCTGGTGGTGAACGCTGCCGACGGCCCGATGCCGCAGACGCGCGAGCACATCCTGCTGGGCCGCCAGGTCGGCATTCCCTACATGGTCGTCTACCTGAACAAGGTCGACCAGGTGGATGACGAAGAGCTTCTGGAACTGGTCGAGATGGAAGTGCGCGAGCTTCTGTCCTCCTACGACTATCCCGGCGATGACATTCCGATCATCAAGGGCTCGGCTCTGGCCGCTCTGGAAGGCCGCGACGCCGAGATCGGCGAGAACTCGATCCGCGCGCTGATCGCCGCTGTCGACGAATACATCCCGACGCCCGAGCGCGCTGTCGACCAGCCGTTCCTGCTGCCGATCGAAGACGTGTTCTCGATCTCGGGCCGCGGCACGGTTGTGACCGGCCGCGTCGAGCGTGGCGCCGTCAACGTCGGTGACGAGCTTGAGATCGTGGGCATCCGCGACACCAAGAAAACCACCTGCACCGGCGTCGAGATGTTCCGCAAGCTGCTGGATCGCGGTGAGGCTGGCGACAATGTCGGCGTTCTGCTGCGCGGCATCGACCGTGATGGCGTCGAGCGTGGCCAGGTCCTGGTGAAGCCGAAATCGGTGACGCCGCACACGACCTTCGAAGCCGAAGCCTACATCCTGACCAAGGAAGAGGGTGGCCGTCACACGCCGTTCTTCGCGAACTACCGTCCGCAGTTCTACTTCCGCACGACGGACGTGACCGGCACCGTGAAGCTGCCGGAAGGCACCGAGATGGTGATGCCGGGCGACAACCTGAAGTTCGAAGTCGAACTGATCGCCCCGATCGCGATGGAAGAGAAGCTGCGCTTCGCCATCCGTGAAGGCGGCCGCACCGTCGGCGCAGGCGTCGTCTCGAAAATCCTGAAGTAA
- a CDS encoding ABC transporter ATP-binding protein, protein MAEKLQKTANLFSRMWGDYLRPYWARILFALFFLVLEGSTLGLLSWMLKPLFDRVFVGGDSDAIWGVGGAIFGLFLLRAATFVINRSLMTSVSLAVSTRMQTDMLRHIMTLDGSFFQKNPPGAMIERVQGDSIAVQGVWSTFISGAGRDMVSLISLFGVAIAVDPEWTLAALIGAPLLILPMVMVQRYIRRKMRQNRQNASQRATRLDEVLHGINAVKLNRMEEYQTNRFSQIVDRIRTGQIKMSAIGATVPALVDVVTGLGFMGVLWLGGAEVMSGERTVGDFMSFFTAMALAFQPLRRLGSLAGTWQTAAASLERIYEILDMRPTIRSGSRHEPPSDTTIRLENVHLCYDNHPVLNGLTFTAEAGRTTALVGPSGAGKSTVFNLLTRMVDPASGTITLGGVPLDEFDLATLRDQFSTVSQDAALFDETLRENILLGHPEDESRLRAAIEAAHVADFVDPLPQGLDTPAGPRGSALSGGQRQRVAIARAVLRNAPVLLLDEATSALDAQSERLVQQALDDLSVGRTTLVIAHRLSTIRQADKIVVLDAGRVVEEGNHDQLMAKGGAYSALVKLQFGDE, encoded by the coding sequence ATGGCGGAAAAGCTACAGAAAACAGCCAATCTCTTCTCGCGCATGTGGGGAGACTATCTGCGGCCCTATTGGGCACGCATCCTGTTTGCCCTGTTCTTCCTGGTGCTGGAAGGATCGACGCTGGGTTTGCTCAGCTGGATGCTGAAACCTCTTTTCGATCGGGTCTTCGTCGGCGGCGATAGCGACGCGATCTGGGGGGTCGGGGGTGCGATCTTCGGGCTGTTCCTGTTGCGGGCTGCGACGTTCGTCATCAACCGAAGCCTGATGACATCGGTTTCGCTCGCGGTTTCGACGAGAATGCAGACCGACATGCTGCGTCATATCATGACGCTGGACGGCAGCTTCTTCCAGAAGAACCCGCCCGGCGCGATGATCGAGCGCGTCCAGGGCGATTCGATCGCGGTGCAGGGGGTGTGGTCCACCTTCATCTCGGGCGCGGGCCGGGACATGGTTTCGCTGATCTCGCTGTTCGGTGTGGCAATCGCCGTCGATCCGGAATGGACGCTGGCCGCGCTGATCGGCGCGCCGCTTCTGATCCTGCCGATGGTCATGGTCCAGCGCTACATTCGCCGCAAGATGCGCCAGAACCGCCAGAATGCCAGCCAGCGCGCGACGCGCCTGGACGAGGTTCTGCATGGCATCAACGCGGTAAAGCTGAACCGCATGGAGGAATACCAGACCAACCGCTTCAGCCAGATCGTTGACCGCATCCGCACCGGACAGATCAAGATGTCGGCCATCGGCGCGACCGTCCCTGCGCTGGTCGATGTCGTGACGGGGCTGGGCTTCATGGGCGTTTTGTGGCTGGGCGGCGCGGAAGTCATGTCGGGCGAGCGCACCGTGGGGGATTTCATGTCCTTCTTCACCGCGATGGCGCTGGCCTTTCAACCCCTGCGCCGGCTGGGCAGCCTGGCGGGCACCTGGCAGACGGCCGCCGCGAGCCTGGAGCGGATATACGAAATTCTGGACATGCGCCCGACGATCCGTTCGGGGTCCCGGCACGAGCCGCCGTCCGACACGACGATCCGGCTGGAGAATGTCCATCTTTGCTATGACAACCACCCGGTTCTGAATGGCTTGACCTTCACTGCCGAGGCTGGGCGGACGACCGCGCTTGTCGGACCTTCCGGGGCGGGGAAGTCTACGGTCTTCAACCTGCTCACGCGCATGGTCGACCCGGCCTCGGGAACGATCACGCTGGGCGGCGTGCCGCTGGACGAATTCGACCTTGCGACGCTGCGCGACCAGTTTTCGACCGTCAGCCAGGACGCCGCGCTGTTCGACGAGACGCTGCGCGAGAACATCCTGCTGGGCCATCCCGAGGACGAATCCCGCCTGCGCGCCGCGATCGAGGCCGCCCATGTCGCAGATTTCGTCGATCCGCTGCCGCAGGGCCTGGATACGCCCGCCGGGCCACGCGGCTCGGCCCTTTCGGGCGGGCAGCGGCAGCGTGTCGCGATCGCCCGCGCCGTCCTGCGAAACGCTCCGGTCCTGTTGCTGGACGAAGCGACAAGCGCATTGGACGCGCAAAGCGAAAGGCTTGTGCAGCAGGCGCTGGACGATCTGTCCGTCGGACGCACCACCCTTGTCATCGCCCACCGCCTTTCGACCATCCGGCAGGCCGACAAGATCGTGGTTCTGGACGCCGGCCGGGTTGTCGAGGAAGGCAATCATGACCAATTGATGGCAAAGGGCGGAGCCTATTCCGCCTTGGTCAAACTGCAATTCGGAGACGAGTGA
- a CDS encoding ABC transporter ATP-binding protein, whose translation MFSWFESRLDPYPADAPLMPPNGLWRFILHFSRGAWGYMLAMSACSGLIAVFEVILFGYLGDLVDRLSGTSRSEFWQVEGGRLMFMAAILVIGIPLLQIIFSLLMHQTLMGNLPQRIRWQAHRYLLRQSMSYFQDEFAGRIAAKLMQTALAVREVAMKFLDVLVYVGVYFLGALVLAASTDGWLAVPFFFWGLSYGLLLWWVVPRIGRVSQAQADARAVMTGRVVDSYTNISTVKLFSHSSREEAYVRESMDGFLATVHAQMRLSSIQNILLSSLNSGLTFAVTALGIWLWMQGRVEVGAVAVAVPLALRLGSMSHWIMWEFAGLFENIGTVRDGIGSLSLPRMVTDRPDAVALQVPNGAVEFRHVTFRYSGAIEGRGVAVLDDLSLSIAPGERIGLVGRSGAGKSTLVNLILRFHDLEGGKILIDGQDIAQVTQESLRAAIGVVTQDTSLLHRSIRDNIAYGRPDATEEEVLQAVEQAEASDFVSALGDSQGRRGLEAHVGERGVKLSGGQRQRIAIARVLLKDAPILVLDEATSALDSEVEAAIQGQLESLMQGKTVIAIAHRLSTIAQMDRLIVMERGRIVEQGTHEQLLTQGGIYAGLWARQSGGFLEND comes from the coding sequence ATGTTCAGCTGGTTCGAAAGCCGGCTCGATCCCTATCCTGCGGATGCGCCTCTGATGCCGCCCAATGGGCTATGGCGATTCATTCTGCATTTCTCGCGCGGGGCATGGGGCTACATGCTTGCCATGTCGGCCTGTTCGGGGCTGATCGCGGTCTTCGAGGTCATTCTTTTCGGCTATCTCGGCGACCTCGTCGACCGTCTTTCAGGGACCAGCAGGTCGGAGTTCTGGCAGGTCGAGGGCGGCCGGCTGATGTTCATGGCCGCCATTCTGGTGATCGGCATCCCGCTATTGCAGATCATCTTTTCATTGCTCATGCACCAGACGCTGATGGGCAACCTGCCGCAGCGGATCCGTTGGCAGGCGCATCGCTATCTGCTGCGTCAGTCGATGAGCTATTTCCAGGACGAATTCGCCGGACGAATCGCCGCCAAGCTGATGCAGACGGCATTGGCGGTGCGCGAAGTGGCGATGAAGTTTCTGGATGTTCTTGTCTATGTCGGCGTCTATTTTCTGGGTGCCCTCGTGCTGGCCGCCTCGACCGACGGCTGGCTTGCCGTTCCGTTCTTCTTCTGGGGGCTGTCCTATGGATTGCTGCTGTGGTGGGTCGTGCCCCGCATCGGCCGTGTCAGCCAGGCCCAGGCGGATGCGCGTGCGGTCATGACGGGCAGGGTGGTCGACAGCTACACCAATATCTCGACGGTGAAGCTATTCTCGCACAGTTCGCGCGAAGAGGCCTATGTGCGCGAAAGCATGGACGGGTTTCTTGCGACCGTGCACGCCCAGATGCGCCTGTCCTCGATCCAGAACATCTTGCTTTCCAGTCTGAATTCGGGCCTGACCTTTGCGGTGACGGCGCTGGGGATCTGGCTTTGGATGCAGGGCCGTGTCGAAGTCGGGGCAGTGGCTGTCGCCGTTCCGCTGGCCCTGCGGCTGGGCAGCATGTCGCATTGGATCATGTGGGAATTCGCAGGTCTTTTCGAGAATATCGGCACGGTGCGCGACGGTATCGGATCGCTTTCGCTACCCCGCATGGTGACGGACCGACCGGACGCGGTGGCGCTGCAGGTTCCCAACGGAGCGGTCGAGTTCCGCCATGTGACGTTTCGCTATTCCGGGGCGATCGAGGGTCGCGGCGTCGCGGTGCTGGACGATCTGAGCCTGAGCATCGCACCGGGGGAACGCATCGGCCTTGTCGGTCGGTCGGGCGCGGGCAAATCGACGCTCGTGAACCTGATCCTGCGCTTTCACGATCTGGAGGGCGGCAAGATTCTCATCGACGGGCAGGACATCGCGCAAGTGACGCAGGAATCGCTGCGGGCCGCCATCGGGGTGGTCACGCAGGATACCTCGCTGCTGCACCGCTCGATCCGCGACAACATCGCCTATGGCCGACCGGATGCAACCGAAGAGGAGGTGTTGCAGGCGGTCGAGCAGGCCGAGGCATCGGATTTCGTCAGCGCGCTTGGCGATTCGCAGGGCAGGCGGGGGCTTGAGGCCCATGTCGGCGAACGCGGCGTCAAGCTTTCGGGCGGACAGAGGCAGCGCATCGCGATTGCCCGCGTGCTGCTGAAGGACGCACCGATCCTGGTACTTGACGAGGCCACCAGCGCGCTCGACAGCGAGGTTGAAGCGGCGATTCAGGGACAACTGGAAAGCTTGATGCAGGGCAAGACCGTGATCGCCATCGCGCACAGGCTTTCCACGATTGCCCAGATGGACCGGCTGATCGTCATGGAGAGGGGGCGTATCGTCGAGCAGGGTACCCACGAGCAGCTTCTCACACAGGGGGGAATCTATGCGGGACTGTGGGCGCGGCAATCGGGCGGTTTCCTCGAAAACGACTGA
- the ygfZ gene encoding CAF17-like 4Fe-4S cluster assembly/insertion protein YgfZ — translation MRRILAVSGPDRVEFLQGLVTNKVGEVPCWAALLTPQGKYLADFLVIPEHERLLIDVDERLAGDLERRLSMYKLRSDVTIEPTDLTVSRGIGDMPDAAIADPRHDALGWRLYGGAGDDGTDFDAIRVEHCIPETLAELIPNETFILEAGFERLHGVDFRKGCYVGQEVTARMKHKTDLRKGLVTVAVEGEAPVGTPILMADGREAGTLFTQSGGRAIAHMRFDRMGEGLTAGDARIAA, via the coding sequence ATGCGGCGCATTCTGGCGGTTTCGGGGCCTGACCGGGTCGAATTCCTGCAGGGCCTGGTGACGAACAAGGTGGGCGAGGTGCCCTGCTGGGCCGCGCTGCTCACTCCTCAGGGGAAATATCTGGCCGATTTTCTGGTCATCCCGGAACACGAACGTCTGCTGATCGACGTCGATGAACGGCTGGCCGGCGATCTGGAACGGCGGCTGTCGATGTACAAGCTGCGATCGGACGTCACGATCGAGCCGACGGACCTGACGGTTTCACGTGGAATTGGCGACATGCCCGACGCCGCCATCGCTGATCCGCGGCATGACGCATTGGGCTGGCGGCTTTACGGCGGGGCAGGGGACGACGGCACCGATTTCGACGCGATCCGGGTCGAGCATTGCATTCCCGAAACCCTGGCCGAGCTGATCCCAAACGAGACCTTCATTCTTGAGGCCGGGTTCGAGCGGCTGCACGGCGTCGATTTTCGCAAGGGCTGCTATGTCGGGCAGGAGGTCACGGCGCGCATGAAACACAAGACCGATTTGCGCAAGGGTCTTGTCACCGTGGCCGTCGAAGGAGAAGCCCCCGTCGGCACGCCGATCCTGATGGCCGATGGACGCGAGGCGGGAACGCTTTTCACCCAATCCGGCGGCAGGGCAATCGCCCATATGCGTTTCGACCGCATGGGTGAGGGGCTGACGGCGGGGGACGCCCGCATCGCGGCGTGA
- a CDS encoding tellurite resistance TerB family protein codes for MSLMKSLARVAAGIMLAKGIGTMMKNAQQGRSSTGGGAQTGHQPSGGILDDLVGKSSGRPASDQSASAQHGSGGLGDILGQILGGRPPGAGGGAPYGGSHSPGTSGGGLGGLLDQLTAGRTGSTTASSGGLGGSLGQILAGGAAGGLGGVLGDLLGGPQARANPTPSGGGGGLAQKDSQPNNDASFGEVLNEALVNGGEPDTKPTPEQNALAGLILRAMIQAAKSDGKIDEAEQSRLMKEFGELDEEERQFIRAQMAAPVDAEALAREVPQGLGPQIYLMSLMAIDFDSRQEAEYLHSFATALGLDKATVNGIHEKVGATNLYA; via the coding sequence ATGAGCCTGATGAAATCACTTGCCCGCGTTGCGGCCGGTATCATGCTGGCAAAGGGTATCGGCACGATGATGAAGAACGCCCAGCAAGGGCGAAGCTCGACCGGAGGCGGCGCCCAGACCGGTCACCAGCCCTCGGGGGGCATCCTGGACGATCTCGTGGGCAAAAGCTCGGGACGGCCGGCATCGGATCAGTCCGCATCTGCTCAGCACGGATCGGGCGGTCTTGGGGACATACTCGGACAGATCCTCGGCGGTCGCCCCCCTGGCGCCGGCGGGGGCGCGCCCTATGGCGGCAGCCATTCCCCCGGCACCTCGGGGGGCGGGCTCGGCGGGCTCCTCGATCAACTGACCGCCGGGCGGACAGGCTCGACGACGGCCAGCAGCGGCGGTCTGGGCGGAAGTCTTGGACAGATCCTTGCTGGCGGTGCGGCGGGGGGGCTGGGCGGGGTGCTCGGCGACCTTCTTGGCGGTCCGCAGGCCCGCGCCAACCCGACACCCAGTGGCGGCGGTGGTGGGCTTGCCCAGAAGGATTCGCAGCCCAATAACGATGCAAGTTTCGGAGAAGTCCTGAACGAGGCATTGGTGAATGGCGGCGAACCCGACACCAAGCCGACGCCCGAGCAGAATGCTCTGGCGGGCCTGATCCTGCGGGCGATGATCCAGGCCGCCAAGTCGGACGGCAAGATCGACGAGGCCGAGCAGTCACGGTTGATGAAGGAGTTCGGCGAACTCGATGAAGAAGAACGCCAGTTCATCCGCGCCCAGATGGCCGCGCCGGTCGATGCCGAGGCCTTGGCGCGCGAGGTGCCGCAGGGGCTCGGGCCGCAAATTTACCTGATGTCCCTGATGGCGATCGACTTCGACAGTCGGCAAGAGGCGGAATACCTGCATTCCTTCGCCACGGCTTTGGGGCTCGACAAGGCCACCGTCAACGGCATTCACGAAAAGGTCGGCGCCACCAATCTTTACGCCTGA